Within the Pseudomonas guangdongensis genome, the region GCCACTCCGGCACCGGCAAAACCCTCGGCGCGCAGCCGGCAGCTGTCGCAACGCCCGCAGGCGCGACCGTCGTCGTCGGCCTGGTAGCAGGACACGNNNNNNNNNNNNNNNNNNNNNNNNNNNNNNNNNNNNNNNNNNNNNNNNNNNNNNNNNNNNNNNNNNNNNNNNNNNNNNNNNNNNNNNNNNNNNNNNNNNN harbors:
- a CDS encoding 7-cyano-7-deazaguanine synthase; its protein translation is VSCYQADDDGRACGRCDSCRLRAEGFAGAGVADPTRYR